In Rhodoferax koreense, a genomic segment contains:
- a CDS encoding MBL fold metallo-hydrolase, producing the protein MIRFKNLGSGSTGNATVIEAGNGLQTKRLLVDCGLGIRQLDFRLNQAGLQADEIDAIFITHEHSDHIGCVRQMALRYRIPVWMSQGTHLGMGLADFDGLLHVARDSQPIDLGELQVLPFTVPHDAREPLQLSCTDGAGRMGVLTDLGHASSHVLEHVAGCHTLLLECNHDPELLSASRYPPFLKRRVAGPYGHLANQAAAEIAEAVAGTGLRKIVAAHLSQQNNRPDLALAALAGVSACAAVEMLVAHPVDGTDWLAV; encoded by the coding sequence ATGATCCGCTTTAAAAATCTCGGCAGCGGCAGCACGGGCAACGCCACCGTCATCGAAGCTGGCAATGGCCTCCAGACGAAGCGACTGCTCGTCGACTGCGGCCTCGGCATCCGCCAACTCGATTTCCGCCTGAACCAGGCCGGCCTGCAGGCCGACGAGATCGACGCGATCTTCATCACCCACGAACACAGCGACCACATCGGCTGCGTGCGCCAGATGGCATTGCGTTACCGCATCCCGGTGTGGATGAGCCAGGGCACCCACCTCGGCATGGGACTCGCCGATTTCGACGGCCTGCTGCACGTCGCGCGCGACAGCCAGCCCATCGACCTGGGCGAATTGCAGGTGCTGCCGTTCACCGTGCCGCACGATGCGCGCGAGCCGTTGCAACTCAGCTGCACCGATGGCGCCGGACGGATGGGCGTGTTGACCGACCTCGGCCATGCCAGCAGCCACGTGCTGGAGCATGTGGCCGGCTGTCACACCCTGCTGCTCGAATGCAACCATGACCCGGAACTGCTCAGTGCCTCGCGGTATCCGCCCTTCCTCAAGCGGCGCGTCGCCGGGCCCTATGGCCACCTAGCCAACCAAGCCGCGGCCGAGATTGCCGAAGCCGTCGCAGGCACCGGCCTGCGCAAGATCGTGGCCGCCCATCTGAGCCAGCAGAACAACCGGCCCGATCTGGCGCTGGCCGCGCTGGCCGGGGTGTCCGCCTGCGCGGCCGTGGAGATGCTGGTGGCGCATCCGGTCGACGGCACGGATTGGCTGGCCGTGTAG
- a CDS encoding MFS transporter produces MQTPNKTLSMTQVLVCGGIIVTLSMGIRHGFGLWLQPITQAQGWTRETFAFAIAIQNLAWGLSGVFAGMLADRFGAFKVIFVGAILYALGLLGMAHAPTPMLFTLSAGVLIGMAQAGTTYAVVYGVIGRNVAANKRSWAMGIAAAAGSFGQFLMVPTEGFLIGRFGWQEALVILGAASLLMVPLSFWLREPGFSGQSAKAPRQQSIGQAFREAFKYPSFQLLMAGYFVCGFQVVFIGVHMPSYLKDKGLSPEVAGYALALIGLFNVFGTYIAGTLGQKLAKKNILAFIYFARAVVISVFLLAPLSPVSVYVFASLMGLLWLSTVPPTNSLVAQIFGVQHLSMLSGFVFFSHQIGSFMGVWLGGYLYDRTGSYDVVWMIAIALGVFAGLVNLPVKENAIHRPASAL; encoded by the coding sequence ATGCAAACCCCGAACAAAACCCTTTCCATGACGCAGGTGCTCGTCTGCGGCGGCATCATCGTCACGCTGTCGATGGGCATCCGCCATGGCTTCGGCCTGTGGTTGCAGCCGATCACGCAGGCGCAGGGCTGGACCCGCGAGACCTTTGCCTTCGCCATCGCCATCCAGAACCTGGCCTGGGGCCTGTCCGGGGTGTTCGCCGGCATGCTGGCGGACCGCTTCGGCGCTTTCAAGGTGATCTTCGTCGGCGCCATCCTCTATGCACTGGGCCTGCTCGGCATGGCGCATGCACCCACGCCGATGCTGTTCACCCTGAGCGCCGGCGTGCTGATCGGCATGGCCCAGGCCGGCACCACCTATGCCGTGGTCTACGGCGTGATCGGCCGCAACGTCGCGGCAAACAAGCGTTCCTGGGCCATGGGCATCGCCGCCGCGGCCGGCTCCTTCGGCCAGTTCCTCATGGTGCCGACCGAAGGTTTCCTGATCGGCCGTTTCGGCTGGCAGGAGGCGCTGGTGATCCTTGGCGCGGCTTCGCTGCTCATGGTGCCGCTGTCGTTCTGGCTGCGCGAGCCCGGCTTCTCGGGCCAGAGCGCGAAGGCACCGCGCCAGCAGAGCATCGGCCAGGCCTTCCGCGAGGCCTTCAAATACCCGAGCTTCCAGTTGCTCATGGCCGGTTATTTCGTCTGCGGTTTCCAGGTGGTGTTCATCGGCGTGCACATGCCGAGCTACCTGAAGGACAAGGGACTCTCGCCCGAAGTGGCCGGCTACGCGCTGGCGCTGATCGGCCTGTTCAACGTGTTCGGCACCTACATCGCCGGCACGCTGGGGCAGAAACTCGCCAAGAAGAACATCCTGGCCTTCATCTACTTCGCGCGGGCCGTCGTCATCAGCGTGTTCCTGCTCGCGCCGCTGTCGCCCGTCAGCGTCTACGTCTTCGCGAGCCTCATGGGCCTGCTGTGGCTGTCCACCGTGCCACCGACGAACTCGCTGGTGGCGCAGATCTTCGGCGTGCAGCACCTGTCCATGCTCAGCGGTTTCGTGTTCTTCAGCCACCAGATCGGCTCGTTCATGGGCGTGTGGCTGGGTGGTTACCTGTACGACCGCACCGGCAGCTACGACGTGGTCTGGATGATTGCGATTGCGCTGGGTGTGTTCGCCGGCCTGGTGAATCTGCCGGTGAAGGAAAACGCGATCCATCGGCCAGCCTCGGCCCTTTGA
- a CDS encoding class I SAM-dependent methyltransferase, giving the protein MNIEAIQASPWVRRWSHLVPRAGTVLDVACGSGRHMRWFAARGHAVTGVDRSAEAIDGLKADFETVLADIEDGPWPFEGRSFDAVVVTNYLWRPLLPRILTSVAPGGVLLYETFAAGNETVGKPSRPDFLLQPGELLQAAAGLRVVAFEDGFLDAPPRFVQRIAAVRETGIAPARHPL; this is encoded by the coding sequence ATGAATATCGAAGCAATCCAGGCCTCGCCCTGGGTACGACGCTGGTCGCATCTCGTGCCGCGGGCTGGCACGGTGCTCGACGTGGCCTGCGGCAGCGGCCGGCACATGCGCTGGTTCGCGGCGCGTGGCCATGCGGTGACGGGCGTGGACCGCTCGGCCGAGGCGATCGACGGCTTGAAGGCCGATTTCGAAACCGTGCTGGCCGACATCGAGGACGGTCCGTGGCCGTTCGAAGGCCGCAGCTTCGACGCGGTGGTCGTCACCAACTACCTGTGGCGCCCGCTGCTGCCGCGCATCCTCACCAGCGTTGCACCGGGCGGCGTGCTGCTCTACGAGACCTTTGCCGCCGGCAACGAAACCGTGGGAAAACCTTCGCGCCCCGACTTTCTGCTGCAGCCCGGCGAACTGCTGCAGGCCGCGGCAGGATTGCGCGTGGTGGCCTTCGAGGACGGCTTTCTCGACGCGCCGCCGCGCTTCGTGCAGCGCATCGCCGCCGTGCGCGAAACCGGTATCGCACCGGCACGCCATCCGCTGTAG
- the dapA gene encoding 4-hydroxy-tetrahydrodipicolinate synthase, which yields MTPITGSIVALVTPMHEDGSVDYPTLRKLIDWHIAEGTDCIGVVGTTGESPTVNVEEHCEIIRVSVEQAKGRVPIMAGCGANSTSEAIELTRFAKKVGADCQLQVVPYYNKPTQEGQYQHFKAIAEAVGDLPMILYNVPGRTVADMAHDTVLRLAQVPGIVGIKEATGNIERAQWLIRDVPQGFAVYSGDDPTAVALMLCGGQGNVSVTANIAPRLMHELCVAAIAGDVRTAMEIQRKLMPVHKHLFVEANPIPLKWAMARMKLCGGTMRLPMTPLSPAFEPVVEAALKSGGLI from the coding sequence ATGACACCCATTACTGGCAGCATCGTGGCACTCGTGACCCCGATGCATGAAGACGGCAGCGTCGACTACCCGACGCTGCGCAAGCTGATCGACTGGCACATCGCCGAAGGCACGGACTGCATCGGCGTGGTCGGCACGACCGGCGAGTCGCCGACGGTCAACGTCGAAGAGCACTGCGAGATCATCCGCGTCTCCGTGGAACAGGCCAAGGGCCGCGTGCCGATCATGGCCGGCTGCGGGGCGAACTCCACCTCCGAGGCCATCGAGCTCACACGCTTCGCCAAGAAGGTCGGCGCCGACTGCCAGCTGCAGGTGGTGCCCTACTACAACAAGCCGACCCAGGAAGGCCAGTACCAGCATTTCAAGGCCATCGCCGAAGCGGTCGGCGATCTGCCGATGATCCTGTACAACGTGCCCGGCCGCACCGTGGCCGATATGGCGCACGACACCGTGCTGCGCCTGGCCCAGGTGCCCGGCATCGTCGGCATCAAGGAAGCCACGGGCAACATCGAACGCGCGCAGTGGCTGATCCGCGACGTGCCCCAGGGTTTCGCCGTGTACTCGGGCGACGATCCGACCGCCGTGGCACTGATGCTGTGCGGCGGCCAGGGCAACGTGAGCGTCACCGCCAACATCGCCCCGCGCCTGATGCACGAGCTGTGCGTGGCCGCCATCGCCGGCGATGTGCGCACGGCCATGGAAATCCAGCGCAAGCTGATGCCGGTGCACAAGCACCTTTTCGTGGAAGCCAACCCGATTCCCCTCAAATGGGCCATGGCCCGCATGAAGTTGTGCGGCGGCACCATGCGCCTGCCGATGACACCGCTATCACCGGCTTTCGAGCCCGTGGTGGAAGCGGCGCTGAAGAGCGGCGGCCTGATCTGA
- a CDS encoding FKBP-type peptidyl-prolyl cis-trans isomerase, with product MEITPQCVVALTWTLKDTLGEDLDVLNDPVEFVVGGDDLLKKVEEALQGHVVGDQLDLHLEPEDAFGDFNDQLIFLEARALFPAVLEEGMSFDGQALPQGVNPDIPKDRLYVVTDIYPEHVVLDGNHPLSGIALRLHLTVNGVREATEEEIGSGTAGTGFFKVQTGTPASGTLH from the coding sequence ATGGAAATCACCCCTCAATGTGTCGTGGCCCTGACCTGGACACTCAAAGACACCCTCGGCGAAGACCTCGACGTGCTCAACGACCCGGTGGAATTCGTGGTCGGCGGCGATGACCTGCTGAAGAAGGTCGAGGAGGCGCTACAGGGCCACGTGGTGGGCGACCAGCTCGACCTGCACCTCGAACCCGAAGACGCGTTCGGCGATTTCAACGACCAGTTGATCTTCCTCGAGGCGCGCGCGCTGTTTCCGGCCGTGCTCGAGGAAGGCATGAGTTTCGACGGCCAGGCCCTGCCTCAGGGCGTGAATCCCGACATCCCGAAAGACCGCCTGTACGTCGTGACGGACATCTATCCCGAACACGTGGTACTCGACGGCAACCATCCGCTTTCGGGCATCGCGCTGCGGCTGCACCTCACGGTAAACGGCGTGCGCGAAGCCACCGAAGAGGAAATCGGCAGCGGCACGGCGGGCACGGGCTTCTTCAAGGTGCAGACGGGCACACCGGCCAGCGGCACGCTGCACTGA
- a CDS encoding JmjC domain-containing protein: MDISTGLPLLGGLSPQQFMKRHWQKKPLLIRQAVPGLKPLLDRAALFDLAGDEAVESRLVQQVGTSWKLRQGPFMRRALPPVKQPGWTLLVQGVDQHVDAVHALLQQFRFAPDARLDDLMISYASDGGGVGPHFDSYDVFLLQAHGRRRWRIGRQKDLSLVDGAPLKILANFEPEQEFVLEPGDMLYLPPRYAHDGVAEGECMTYSIGFRAPKRGELARELLQRMGDEADEVLGEVLYRDPAQPAVDAPAAIPEALQGFARGTLEALLADPLALACALGEVLTEPKANLWFDGGDEPVDVASGLTLDRRTRMMYDAQHVFINGESYRAGGRDASLMRRLADRRLLTAADLVRASDDARELLASWCASGWAHATR; this comes from the coding sequence ATGGATATCTCAACCGGCCTGCCGCTGCTCGGCGGCCTGAGCCCGCAGCAGTTCATGAAGCGCCATTGGCAGAAGAAGCCGCTGCTGATCCGCCAGGCCGTGCCCGGCCTCAAGCCGCTGCTCGACCGCGCGGCCCTGTTCGACCTGGCCGGCGATGAGGCGGTGGAGTCGCGCCTGGTGCAGCAGGTGGGCACCAGCTGGAAGCTGCGCCAGGGCCCATTCATGCGGCGCGCGTTGCCGCCGGTGAAGCAGCCCGGCTGGACGCTGCTGGTGCAGGGCGTGGACCAGCACGTCGATGCGGTGCACGCGCTGCTGCAGCAGTTTCGCTTCGCGCCCGACGCGCGGCTCGACGACCTGATGATCAGCTACGCCAGCGACGGCGGCGGCGTCGGCCCGCATTTCGACAGCTACGACGTCTTCCTGCTGCAGGCCCACGGACGGCGGCGCTGGCGCATCGGCCGACAGAAGGACCTGAGCCTGGTCGACGGCGCGCCGCTGAAGATCCTGGCCAATTTCGAGCCCGAGCAGGAATTCGTGCTCGAGCCCGGTGACATGCTCTACCTGCCGCCGCGTTATGCCCACGACGGCGTGGCCGAAGGCGAATGCATGACGTATTCCATCGGATTCCGCGCGCCCAAGCGCGGCGAACTCGCGCGTGAACTGCTGCAGCGCATGGGCGACGAGGCCGACGAGGTGCTGGGCGAGGTCCTGTACAGGGACCCGGCGCAGCCGGCCGTGGACGCGCCGGCTGCGATTCCCGAGGCCCTGCAGGGCTTCGCGCGCGGCACGCTCGAGGCGCTGCTGGCCGATCCGCTGGCGCTGGCCTGCGCGCTGGGTGAAGTCCTGACCGAGCCCAAGGCCAACCTGTGGTTCGACGGCGGCGACGAGCCGGTCGACGTCGCCTCGGGTTTGACCCTGGACCGCCGCACCCGCATGATGTATGACGCGCAGCACGTGTTCATCAACGGCGAGAGTTACCGCGCGGGCGGCCGCGACGCCAGCCTGATGCGCCGGCTCGCCGATCGGCGGCTGCTGACCGCTGCCGACCTGGTGCGCGCCAGCGACGATGCCCGCGAATTGCTGGCCTCGTGGTGTGCATCGGGATGGGCGCACGCGACCCGGTAA
- a CDS encoding LysR family transcriptional regulator yields the protein MDLNLLKVFVTVMNEKSITAAGARLGLTQSATSNALNRLRTHCQDPLFVRTSNGMEPTSFALDLFTPVSEALNTIKETFEQRASFEPATSSRTFRVMQTTFGELQFLPDLIGTLQRLAPQVKVVALTLPREQYREALEDNTADLAIGRLPSGQFVQRHLYDDSLVCIMRRGHPMVGPLSMDQFLATPQLAFAETFQSEMLVRRALLKKASERPIVLKVSSTASVAATLEKTNLIAAVPMSWYQRLPHRRAFRICALPFETGRLHVHQFWHERNQHDPGHRWLRNQIAGLFTDFAQRMAATSAVEAANEPGDDLGHGAADVLGDSPIPGGPLFI from the coding sequence GTGGACCTTAACCTGCTCAAAGTGTTCGTCACGGTCATGAACGAAAAAAGCATCACGGCCGCTGGCGCCCGGCTGGGCCTGACGCAATCCGCCACCAGCAATGCGTTGAACCGTCTGCGCACCCATTGCCAGGACCCGCTGTTCGTGCGCACCTCGAATGGCATGGAGCCGACTTCTTTCGCGCTCGATCTGTTCACCCCGGTCTCCGAAGCGCTGAACACCATCAAGGAGACCTTCGAGCAGCGCGCTTCGTTCGAGCCGGCCACCTCGTCGCGCACCTTTCGTGTGATGCAGACGACCTTCGGTGAACTGCAGTTCCTGCCGGACCTAATCGGAACGCTCCAACGACTGGCACCCCAGGTGAAGGTGGTGGCGCTGACCCTGCCGCGCGAGCAATACCGCGAAGCGCTCGAAGACAACACCGCCGACCTGGCCATCGGCCGCCTGCCATCGGGCCAGTTCGTGCAGCGGCACCTCTACGACGACTCTCTGGTCTGCATCATGCGGCGCGGACATCCGATGGTCGGCCCGCTGAGCATGGACCAGTTTCTTGCCACACCGCAGTTGGCCTTCGCCGAGACCTTCCAAAGCGAGATGCTGGTGCGGCGCGCCTTGCTCAAGAAGGCCTCCGAGCGGCCCATCGTGCTCAAAGTCTCCAGCACCGCATCCGTCGCAGCCACGCTGGAGAAGACCAACCTCATCGCCGCCGTGCCCATGAGCTGGTACCAGCGTCTGCCGCACCGCCGCGCCTTCCGCATCTGCGCCTTGCCCTTCGAGACGGGGCGCCTGCATGTGCACCAGTTCTGGCATGAACGCAACCAGCACGACCCCGGCCACCGCTGGCTGCGCAACCAGATCGCCGGACTGTTCACCGACTTCGCACAGCGCATGGCAGCGACCAGCGCGGTAGAAGCCGCCAATGAGCCGGGCGACGACCTCGGCCATGGTGCGGCCGATGTGTTGGGCGATAGCCCGATCCCCGGCGGACCTCTATTTATTTGA
- a CDS encoding DNA topoisomerase IV subunit B: MATTPRVTPPVPEYSEGSIRVLKGLEPVKQRPGMYTRTDNPLHVIQEVLDNSADEALAGHGKKIKVTLHADGSVSIEDDGRGIPFGMHPEEKAPVIELVFTRLHAGGKFDKGKGGAYSFSGGLHGVGVSVTNALAKRLEATSYRDGSVAKLVFADGDVVEPLVTRPNNGSGEGDRKSGTTVRVWPDAKYFEASALPMNELTHLLRSKAVLMPGVTVTLTVEKTREVQTWLYKGGLRDYLMQTLNGEPVIPLFEGEGFADNGHESFAEGEGASWCVAFTEDGQPVRESYVNLIPTSAGGTHESGLRDGLFNAVKSFIELHSLLPKGVKLLPEDVFARASYVLSAKVLDPQFQGQIKERLNSRDAVRLVSSYVRPALELWLNQHVEYGRKLAELAIKAAQTRQKAGQKVEKRKGSGVAVLPGKLTDCESRDIAHNEVFLVEGDSAGGSAKMGRDKESQAILPLRGKVLNTWEVERDRLFANTEIHDISVAIGVDPHGPNDTPDLSGLRYGKVCILSDADVDGSHIQVLLLTLFFRHFPKLIEAGHVFVARPPLFRVDAPARGKKPASKAYALDEGELTAILDKLRKEGVRENAWSISRFKGLGEMNAEQLWDTTLNPDTRRLLPVQLGGIDFAATENLITKLMGKGEAASRRELMELHGDAVEIDI; the protein is encoded by the coding sequence ATGGCTACTACCCCCCGTGTCACCCCCCCTGTTCCCGAATACTCCGAAGGTTCGATCCGTGTGCTCAAGGGCCTGGAGCCCGTCAAGCAGCGCCCGGGCATGTACACCCGCACCGACAACCCGCTGCATGTCATCCAGGAAGTGCTGGACAACTCGGCCGACGAGGCGCTCGCCGGCCACGGCAAGAAGATCAAGGTCACCCTGCACGCCGACGGCTCGGTGAGCATCGAGGATGATGGCCGCGGCATCCCGTTCGGCATGCACCCCGAAGAAAAGGCGCCGGTGATCGAACTGGTGTTCACGCGGCTGCACGCGGGCGGCAAGTTCGACAAGGGCAAGGGCGGCGCCTACAGCTTCTCGGGCGGCCTGCACGGCGTGGGCGTCAGCGTCACCAACGCGCTGGCCAAGCGGCTGGAGGCGACTTCGTACCGCGACGGCTCGGTGGCCAAGCTGGTGTTCGCCGACGGCGATGTGGTCGAGCCGCTGGTCACGCGCCCCAACAACGGCAGCGGCGAGGGCGACCGCAAGTCCGGCACCACCGTGCGCGTCTGGCCCGACGCCAAGTATTTCGAAGCCTCGGCGCTGCCGATGAACGAGCTCACGCACCTGCTGCGCAGCAAGGCGGTGCTGATGCCGGGCGTGACGGTCACGCTCACGGTCGAGAAGACCAGGGAAGTGCAGACCTGGCTCTACAAGGGCGGCCTGCGCGACTACCTGATGCAGACGCTCAATGGCGAGCCGGTGATCCCGCTGTTCGAAGGCGAAGGTTTCGCCGACAACGGCCACGAGAGTTTTGCCGAAGGCGAGGGTGCCTCCTGGTGCGTGGCCTTCACCGAAGACGGCCAGCCGGTGCGCGAAAGCTACGTCAACCTGATTCCCACCAGTGCCGGCGGCACCCACGAGTCCGGCCTGCGCGACGGCCTGTTCAACGCGGTGAAAAGCTTCATCGAATTGCATTCGCTGCTGCCCAAGGGCGTGAAGCTGCTGCCGGAGGACGTGTTCGCGCGTGCCAGTTATGTGCTTTCGGCCAAGGTGCTCGATCCGCAGTTCCAGGGGCAGATCAAGGAGCGGCTGAACTCGCGCGACGCAGTGCGCCTGGTGTCGAGCTACGTGCGCCCGGCGCTCGAACTCTGGCTGAACCAGCACGTGGAATACGGCCGCAAGCTCGCCGAACTCGCCATCAAGGCCGCGCAGACGCGGCAGAAGGCCGGCCAGAAGGTCGAAAAACGTAAGGGCTCGGGCGTGGCCGTGCTGCCCGGCAAGCTCACCGACTGCGAAAGCCGCGACATCGCGCACAACGAGGTCTTCCTGGTCGAGGGCGACTCGGCCGGCGGCAGCGCCAAGATGGGCCGCGACAAGGAAAGCCAGGCCATCCTGCCGCTGCGCGGCAAGGTGCTCAACACCTGGGAAGTGGAGCGCGATCGCCTCTTCGCCAACACCGAGATCCACGACATCTCGGTGGCCATTGGCGTCGACCCGCACGGCCCGAACGACACGCCCGACCTCTCCGGCCTGCGCTACGGCAAGGTCTGCATCCTGAGCGACGCGGACGTGGACGGCTCGCACATCCAGGTGCTGCTGCTCACGCTGTTCTTCCGGCACTTCCCCAAGCTCATCGAGGCCGGCCACGTCTTCGTGGCCCGTCCGCCGCTGTTTCGGGTGGATGCGCCGGCCCGCGGCAAGAAGCCGGCCTCCAAGGCCTATGCGCTCGACGAAGGCGAACTCACGGCCATCCTCGACAAGCTGCGCAAGGAAGGCGTGCGCGAAAACGCGTGGAGCATCAGCCGTTTCAAGGGGCTGGGTGAAATGAACGCGGAACAATTGTGGGACACCACGCTCAATCCGGACACGCGCCGCCTGTTGCCCGTGCAGCTCGGTGGCATCGATTTTGCTGCGACAGAAAACCTCATCACCAAACTCATGGGCAAGGGCGAAGCCGCCTCCCGCCGCGAGCTCATGGAATTGCATGGCGACGCGGTCGAGATTGACATTTGA
- the bamC gene encoding outer membrane protein assembly factor BamC — translation MNQFARLALVGLTMALGACSVLEGDKIDYKSAAKGTSLEVPPDLTQLNRDTRYVVPGSAVTASNYQIGQAAPTTPTAATAIGDARIERSGNQRWLVIARPADQLWGPVRDFWQENGFLLVQDQADLGIMETDWAENRAKIPQDFIRNTIGKVFDSLYSTSERDKFRTRLERNANGGTEIYITHRGMVEVYNSTQKDQTVWQPRPADPELEAEFLRRLMVRLGGTNEQAQAAIVAAAAPASSRVATVDNQPVVQMDDGFDRAWRRVGLTLDRTGFTVEDRDRSQGVYFVRYVAPNADKKEPGFFSKLFSSAANTPPLKYRIAVRSQGQSTTVSVLNANGAPESSANAQRIVQVIADDLK, via the coding sequence GTGAATCAATTTGCAAGACTGGCCCTGGTCGGGCTGACCATGGCGCTCGGCGCCTGCTCGGTGCTCGAAGGCGACAAGATCGATTACAAGAGCGCAGCCAAGGGCACCTCGCTCGAAGTGCCTCCCGACCTGACGCAACTCAACCGCGACACCCGGTACGTCGTGCCCGGCAGCGCGGTCACCGCCAGCAACTACCAGATCGGCCAGGCCGCTCCCACCACACCGACGGCCGCCACCGCCATCGGCGACGCACGCATCGAGCGCTCGGGCAACCAGCGCTGGCTGGTGATCGCCCGTCCGGCCGATCAGCTGTGGGGGCCGGTCCGCGACTTCTGGCAGGAGAACGGCTTCCTGCTGGTGCAGGACCAGGCCGACCTCGGCATCATGGAAACCGACTGGGCCGAAAACCGCGCCAAGATCCCGCAGGATTTCATCCGCAACACCATCGGCAAGGTCTTCGATTCGCTCTATTCCACCAGCGAACGCGACAAGTTCCGCACCCGGCTGGAACGCAACGCCAATGGCGGCACCGAGATCTACATCACGCACCGCGGCATGGTCGAGGTCTACAACAGCACGCAGAAGGACCAGACGGTCTGGCAGCCCCGCCCGGCTGACCCCGAACTCGAAGCCGAGTTCCTGCGCCGCCTGATGGTGCGCCTGGGCGGCACCAACGAGCAGGCCCAGGCCGCGATCGTTGCCGCCGCCGCACCGGCCAGCAGCCGCGTGGCCACGGTCGACAACCAACCCGTGGTGCAGATGGACGATGGCTTCGACCGCGCCTGGCGCCGTGTCGGGCTGACGCTGGACCGCACCGGCTTCACCGTGGAAGACCGCGACCGAAGCCAGGGCGTGTATTTCGTGCGCTACGTGGCACCGAACGCCGACAAGAAGGAGCCCGGCTTCTTCAGCAAGCTGTTCAGCTCGGCGGCCAACACGCCACCGCTCAAATACCGCATCGCGGTGCGCAGCCAGGGCCAGTCGACGACGGTGTCGGTGCTGAACGCGAATGGCGCCCCCGAGTCTTCGGCCAACGCCCAACGCATCGTTCAGGTCATCGCGGACGACTTGAAATAG
- a CDS encoding lytic transglycosylase domain-containing protein produces the protein MGSGIIHKISSLRRVGLCLSLLFLQQAAMADVWGYIDAKGVAHFDTQRVDERYELFFKGGESFDTAQMPLLSTGQAPVIGAAPPKLLAFFDISPSYKLVKHHLREAATTHGIDYELLQALIVTESGFSSTAVSPKGAVGLMQIMPATAERYGLAGDAKASVEQKLTDPKTNIRIGTRYLRDLIAMFPGQLDLAVASYNAGEGAVQRAGNRIPNYKETQAYVKTVLSLYNGLKPPDAVVELRRRPLRVRMELNGGAAGRGNLPGGLPGIASSVLDAVQPTVR, from the coding sequence ATGGGTTCAGGAATCATCCATAAAATCAGCAGCTTGCGCAGGGTGGGCCTGTGTCTGTCGCTACTGTTTCTGCAGCAGGCGGCGATGGCCGACGTCTGGGGTTACATCGACGCCAAGGGCGTGGCGCATTTCGACACCCAACGTGTCGACGAGCGTTACGAACTGTTCTTCAAGGGCGGCGAAAGCTTCGACACCGCGCAGATGCCGCTCCTGTCCACCGGCCAGGCGCCCGTGATCGGCGCCGCGCCGCCGAAGCTCCTGGCGTTCTTCGACATCTCGCCGAGCTACAAGCTGGTGAAGCACCACTTGCGCGAGGCGGCTACCACCCATGGCATCGACTACGAACTGCTGCAGGCGCTGATCGTCACCGAATCGGGCTTCAGCAGCACGGCCGTGTCGCCCAAGGGCGCCGTCGGGCTGATGCAGATCATGCCGGCCACGGCCGAGCGTTACGGCCTGGCGGGCGACGCCAAGGCCAGCGTGGAGCAGAAGCTCACCGATCCCAAGACCAACATCCGCATCGGCACCCGTTACCTGCGCGACCTGATCGCCATGTTCCCGGGCCAGCTCGATTTGGCCGTGGCCTCCTACAACGCCGGCGAAGGCGCAGTGCAGCGCGCCGGCAACCGCATTCCGAACTACAAGGAAACCCAGGCCTATGTGAAGACCGTGCTGTCCTTGTACAACGGCCTCAAACCGCCGGATGCCGTGGTCGAACTGCGCCGCCGGCCGCTGCGCGTGCGCATGGAACTCAATGGCGGCGCCGCCGGCCGCGGCAACCTGCCGGGCGGTCTTCCCGGCATCGCCAGCTCGGTGCTCGACGCCGTGCAGCCCACCGTGCGCTGA